The Ziziphus jujuba cultivar Dongzao chromosome 3, ASM3175591v1 region ACATGATAGACAAAccagaaaaaaccaaaaatagtccAAGCCACAACATGTCATTGAGCATATACTAATTATAAATAAGCAATCAGACAAGATTAAATACATAACCAACCAGAGGAAAAGCATaactattttgaaattttatggataGAAGATCCAAAGGAAATGATacttccaaaaaattaaatacatacaaATTTCAGGCTCGCAGTTAGCAGTTGGCTCCATCATTGAACTTGTTTCTTGCTTTCCAGATAAATTACATCTTTCATCTTTTGCAGTAGTAGATATTCCATGTGTTGAGCTTGTAACTGcaggaaaaaaatttctatctgCAACACTGCTGAATTCAGCAACTTTAGGAGTGGGTTCAGAAACTACAGGAACAGTAGGCTTATCCACTTCTTCTCTGCTATTTGGAAACCTTCGGAACTCAGTTGCCTTTGACTGCAAAGATAGTGGCATTGTTCTTGCAACCAGACCACCCTCCTTTCTGGACTCAGCTGCAAGATCCGATCTTATACTAGTTCTGGGCACAATAACAGGAATGATATCTGATTTGTTAAAAGTTGGAACATTAGCCACTGAATGGGCCTTTGCAGAATTCCTCTTTAGGGTTGTGGTGCTAGGTAGTGCCATTGAACTGGCTGGAATAGTCTTTGGGGTGGAATTAACATTAATCCTTTGAGGAGTACCAGGTGCACTTCCCATGGCTTCACCCAGAGTAAGAAAAGATTAATAAGAAAATCTAAGCATCATTTAAATAGATAGTTAAAAACGATAAACAAACCAATGAAAAGCATAACAGTGACTTAAATACAGCATCCATGACCATGATATACGTCTTGTGAGGGTGCGTTTTATAACAAATATCTAAGAATCTTAAACGAAAAATGGATAATTACAATAATCACCCCTATATTTTGGGATATTAAGCCTTTTTTTCCTTCCAGAAGTACAACATATTGTAAAATAGTTCATTATCCTAGGATTTGTATTAGATCTTGAAGAAATTGGCAACCTGGCATCTACAAAGACAGTCTACATGGAGAATACTTATGtgaattaaagaatttatttaCAACAACTGTTTCTCAAATAAGCataatatatcattttcttcatttcttttcatttttattccaacaaatatttaattttaggatATATGTCCATGTAGACTGTGTACATGTATAAGGTGATCAATTTCGACTAAATGGAAAAGAGAACCTAACAGAGGTCCTATTAAGACTGTCATATTCCATCAGTGacattgatttttgaaaaaataaaaataaaaagtttaggaACTGCATTACGACAAAACCAGGAGTGCATATGCAACTTagtaattatttcaaaaaacaatattcaaccaaaaaaaataccatGAGCAAGAATGGTAACatactaaaaaattaataatcatttaCTTACATGTCAAAACTTTTGGTTCCTTTACAGCATCTGAATTTTGAGAAACAGACAATCTTCCAAGAGATTTTGTCTCCTTAGCTAAAGGATCTGTACTTTGAGAAACAGAGAATCTTCCCAAATTAGACTTGGCATTGTTTTCATTCACTAGTGACAGATTCCCACTGGGAGAAGATTTAGATTCGGAACGCCCATTTAATCTGCTTGTGTTACTGATTGTAGAGGGCTCTGTTCGCTGTTTAAGAGGTAAAGAGTTGCAAGCAGCATATCAGCAGCTTAATACTAAGACTAACCATGATTAGAACTATGAAACAAGAAAATCCAGCAAATCTGAAGCATAGGTTTGAGAAATACCGTGATATCAACAACCCATACTCCAACACAACTCTGATTGAATGAGCAGCCCAAAAGCTTTCCTTCATGAACATTAAGATCTGATAATCTAGACCATCCCACATCCACAGCATCATGACATCTAATTGGCTCCCATGAGAAAACCTATAAAACACTAAAGAATGAACAGACATAATTTCATTAGACCAATCAGTAAGAACTAGCATTGGAGCTCACCTTCAAACTTTCATGCAGTCCACAGAGTAGGGTCCTCCCATCGGGATTGAAAGTCAAACAACGCACTCCAGTGGTCTGAAATAGACAACTATAATCAGACTGATTCTCttcataataagaaaattatactTCATGCGTTGGAAACATGGAATTCTAACTTTATTAGTTTCAAGCAAAGAAAGTAGTACTGCCTAGGATGTAAAAGTACCTCAGGTCCAGCTGAACCAATTAGCTCAAAGGTTTCAAGGTCCCAAAACTTAACTGTCCTATCCGCTGAACCTGGgaaagaaaatgaacaaaaatataaatattttcactcaaAAACAGTAAATAAGGAGATATGTAGATCTTTTAACTGTTTTAATTAATGACAGCAATGAGTATTGACAACATACATCATGGGACAAACAACAACAGTGATGACACAGACAGCATTTTAATCGCAGGAagttaaaatgaaatatgcatttAATGGAATAGAATAACTACCAGTCGCCAGAAGAAACTCATGGGGATGAAAATCAATGCACTGAATCTGGCCCTCATGACACTTGAAATCATGAAGAAGCTTCCCGGCAGTGAGATCCCACAACTGTTAAATGGTGCACCATGTAAGTCCCATTCAGTATAAAGCAAGTacatatttcaaattaattagattatttaTGACACTCGTGCACTTTCACAATTACGCACATCTATGCACCAAAACCAGCCTTCTTCATTGATGAAATAGCACGACAAATATCCAGTAGTAATTCTTATTCTTTGTGCACATCTAGGTAGCCATCAACATCCAAGCCattcttttcctctttctcAAATTAGGAGGAGGATTCTATTTAATAAAAGACTAACACAAGACTTGTAATGGGTTgtttcttttcatatatataaaaaggcaGCTGACACTGTGTTACAAGTTTAGCTTGATATTCATAATTGAGCTCACTTCCTAATAGCTTAAACTTTTTGGAATCAACAATAACTTAACATTGTATTAAAATCTTGTTTTCTAATAGTTCTTATGTTGAAATCATGTTAATcctcatttttgttaattttcataCTGCAAGTGGAAGGCCCACTTTCTATCCTGTTATACGATGGACTTCCAAGCAAAGGAAGTGACATCTTGCTTCCTAACAGCTTAAATCTTTGGGATTGATGGTAacttaacaaacaaaaaagtacaaaaagccAGCACATGCAATATCCTTGATGCATTTCAGACTCTAGAGACCACCAATCAAGTTTCCATCGGAATGCCCCTACAGGCACCTGACCATCACCACGCAATAATCCTGACACAGGGCATATTGGGAACTTATCCATGTTTTGCTGATCCCATGGGCTTTAATATATGGGAACTTGAGGTTTAAAGCTATGGAGTTGTAATTCGTTTcaagaatggaaaaattaaagagATCCAATTTACAAATATCTGAAATAAATTCTTGTCGGAACtcctaatagaaaataaaattctgtTCTGAAGCCTGTAAGAAGAGTTGCTAGAGCTTAAAGTTtgttaaaatgataaaatctgCTATAAACCTCCAAAATCATATTAAACTTGCTGGCAGATGATGTCATACATGGAGAAAATACTGAAATTACAAAGTTTATGGAAACTAGGCCCTTCATTTTTGCTAAATCAACTCCATGTGTGTCTAGATACACACATTCACAACATACATGCACTTAAAAGTGTTTCCAGACAAAAAAAGTATTACTAGTTCCTTCACTTGAGACAACTATATGTAGGAAAATTCCTACAAGTTCAAAGACTAAATTgtgtttaaattaattacacATGCAGTCTATAGTAGTGCCAAATTGAAATAAAGGGATAACTATACTTTAGAACATGTCTCAATTTAGTCCCTAAaccttttttcaaataaatgttACCCTAAACTAAAACATACTTTCAAATTGGTccatgtattaattttttttattgaagtttTACAAAGTTGACCATATAGCTTTTAAAAGATAGCCTACATAAACAATAGATATCTAAATcagatatttttttgaaagaaaattgataaaaataaataaagaaagaaagaacgaAAATAAGAACAATAATTAACAAGAAGAATGCAATTCCAACCTTCACAGTGTTGTCTTCTCCACCAGATACAACCCAACGGCCATCTGGGGTAAATCTGATGGCATTGACTCCTCGAGTGTGGCCCTTGTACGTGTGGATACACCCCTTCTTTCTTATATCCCATATCTTGAGATTTGTGTCTAGAGAACCCGATGCAAAGAACTCACCAAAGGGATGGAAGTCCACAGATATACAATTGGATCTGTGACCAGTAAGCGTACGAACGACTGCAAACAAAATGGCAATGCAAGAGAAAACCTCCAACTATCAAATTGAGAATATAACAATAAACACAATCACCCAACATAATGCAACGCACACAAGGTTcgtatttagatttttttgcaGTTCTGGAATATTTTGTGAACTGAAAGCATACTTTTTGCCTCTTCTAAATCCCAAAGCTTGATTGTACCACTTGCAGCTCCTGCAGCAACTAAGACCTCCGAAGAATCAAAGCTGACTGAATCAATGCCACTTGTATGTCCCGACAAACTCTAGCAACATAACTCGGTTATTAGTGttaaaaaactaacaaattcAGAACCAGGAAATATAAATCTTACACATGAAAAATGTTCTCTTTCATTTGTCATTACAAACTTTTGGCATACTTGAATTTTAACCTATGTGGAGCATGCTGCTTGAACTAAAACACAAATGGGAACCCATCAGACCACTGCTAGTCAAACTACagtctttttttgtttgtttgtttttcttgctTATTTATTGTACCAAATATTGTGTGGGTTTGGAAATGAAATGCACAATGAGCAGATAGAAACCactaaaaaatgagaaaaatatcaatgagaaaacaaaggaaaagaaagagcaTACGAGAATGGAATTGGGTTTGCCAATGGCCCAAAGATTGACCTTGTGATCCTCTCCACCGGTGACAAGCACTCTCGAAGACTTCCTGCCAATCTTGAGGCAGTTGACAGCGGCACTATGCGCTACAAATTCCTCTGGAGGCACACACTGGTTAAGGCTAACCGTTACACGGATCAACCAAAATGTACCGCATTTTCATagtcataaatattaataaaacattttttcaaaaaataaataaataaataaatagagaagAATAAAGGAGGAGGAAAAGGATACGGAGCTTGTAAGCGCGCTTTGTAGTCATTGAGAGAAacccacaaagaaaaaaaccctaGCAATTGAGAATGTAATAGACAGGAATAACAAATCCCTCTAGGAAAAAAACAACAATGGCGGTGGTGGGCAGTCATAGAAAAACGCAAACACCGAGTCCCATATTTCAAAATCCGATTTTGATGCAGTTTGGGTGCAGATCTGGAAAGGAAACCCAAAATGCGTATATCGCTTTGCTTctgaaaaaaaaagagggaaaaaaacaaattctaaATTAGAGAATAGATCAagaaaaaatagacaaaaacaaagaaaagcaaAGCAACGCAAAGCCCTTGTCGCTGTTTCTTGCTCTTGACATTGAAGTTGCTTGCCTTGGATTTTCTCAGTGACTTGTTCTTACCTCACACTCTAAAAAgatataaatctatatatatatatatatatattattttttggatacaaaatattatgaaaagaaGTTAATCTGAGATTTACCACTACATGAGATTGGCCGAGCCTCTTAGGCTCACTGAAGCATCAGcagcagaagaagaaaagaaggaatTGGAGAAGACAGTTCTGCTCTCAGGTGAAGTGGTTTGGAGGAAGCagacacaccaaaaaaaaaccaaaaaccccaacaataataaaatatatatttttaaaatatataataagaagaaaaaatatggaaatgCTCTCAGATTCAAATAAAGAAACAACAACCAAGTAAAAGAAAGAAGTCTGAATTTGCAgagaatgaaaatgaaatcaaaTCTCCCTCCTCATAACACCTTTTatgcttattttttaaaattcttatttatttattttttattcttacctTCCTTACATTTTGACTATTAGTAACAGTGTTAAAATCAGCAACGTTTTAgttaatgttttaattttactattttatccatacttttatttaaaaaatatataaaatttaaaaaataataataacaataataaaaatgaggTGAGGTGGTGCGAGTGAGCCTTTTCTCCCTCCTACcccaaatcaaaatcaaaacttgAATGGACCACTCACCCCCACCATACCCCACTCACTATTTACTTGCCTTCTCATTAACTCTCTCCCTCCATCcgtaccttctttttttttttttttccattttaaattttgaccATCTCTTACTTTTGTTTTGTTAACTTAAATAATCCTCTTCTACTCTCCATtacactactttttttttttctgttcccctctgtgtatgtgtgtgtgtgtgtgtgttttttttaataactttctTTGTTCAAATATgtgggattttttttaataactttctTTGTTCAAATATGTGGGAGCCACACTCTCATTACAAtcatataaaaagtaaaaacttcAAAAACAGAGTTGTAGCTTTCCAATTCAAAATCTTACATTTTATATGGAATTAGGAATGTATGACAACTATATCTCCTCTTATTCCATCTTATGAAATCTTTAACCCTACTACACCAACTCATCACTTCCCCATTTTATATGGTTCAGATCCTAGCAGAGTAGGATTGCTATAGGCTATAGTAATTCaggtttttcaattttattagacTATGTCAAATACTTCTCCCCTTGAAAAAGACTgatttctttttcctaattttaaaatttataatgttatTTTCGTATGTAATTAGATCTTTAAGCTACCTTGAGTTATGACAACTTTGAAATTCATGatgttatttttgttatgtAATGAGATTTTTAAGCTACCTTTAGTTACGAAAACTAAATGGATTTGACATTATGACAATCACTACAAAAGTTACATACAATAAGTTATTTGAgatactatattattattttatatatatatatatatatattacattatgTACCTTTAACTAaattatcaaccaaaaaaataatatatatatatataaaagaaaagttaaaatttgaaaaacatatGCATTAATAAAGTAGCCGATTACACTTGATTTCATTGAGAAGTTTGAATAATGGAAATTGGAGagtaaaaaaaaaggattgCGTTGCTTGCTTCACGTAAAGTTTTTGAAGGGGATATAAGTATTAGATCTaattgaaacaaatttttttagattATCACTTTGTCATTGCGATATCTAAAAGACACTCTTAAAGCATTTCCGTAACCCAGTTTTCTGAAAAATGTCGTAGTAACTtgcttatttttctttcaactttagcAAACTATCTTTTACTATTTtgtaaagatatttatttatcagtTTGTGTGGACCCAATGAACTGGTATATAGCAATGTTGACGCTGGCTTTTGTTTGTATGgtattgtatataatataagtgAATGATAATtgaaacttttatttgtttatttatttttgtattatgtaCATCGAGAGGCTCTCTCTAGTCTCTAATTATGTGATAATGTGTTCCATCAGCTGTAGCATATATATCCGGCATTTGATGGCCCATATCTATTAGTTGAAATTGGAAACGATTCGAACCTTGATTTGGTTGGTTGGAGTTTCATCCATGGCCATGGCCATGGCCTTGGGATTGGAGGTTGGAAATTGGAAGGGAAATGTAGTATCGGCCCACCCAGGAAAACTACATCATACCTACAAATATGGTCggttatatatattgttctcaaaaattaaaaaaattatgagaatAACACTACTAAACACAAACCAACTTGAGTAATGCTAAaactaatttatcaaaatatctaCTAAGATGACATTGTAAagtaacatatttttattttattgattgcaattttaatatatcCTAAATATGAAATAGTGAAGATTTGAGTTATGTTTGATAGATTGGATTAGGTGATGGAATGAAATGagtatttcttatttttgtgttagctaaaaatt contains the following coding sequences:
- the LOC107421987 gene encoding katanin p80 WD40 repeat-containing subunit B1 homolog KTN80.4 isoform X5 encodes the protein MTTKRAYKLQEFVAHSAAVNCLKIGRKSSRVLVTGGEDHKVNLWAIGKPNSILSLSGHTSGIDSVSFDSSEVLVAAGAASGTIKLWDLEEAKIVRTLTGHRSNCISVDFHPFGEFFASGSLDTNLKIWDIRKKGCIHTYKGHTRGVNAIRFTPDGRWVVSGGEDNTVKLWDLTAGKLLHDFKCHEGQIQCIDFHPHEFLLATGSADRTVKFWDLETFELIGSAGPETTGVRCLTFNPDGRTLLCGLHESLKVFSWEPIRCHDAVDVGWSRLSDLNVHEGKLLGCSFNQSCVGVWVVDITRTEPSTISNTSRLNGRSESKSSPSGNLSLVNENNAKSNLGRFSVSQSTDPLAKETKSLGRLSVSQNSDAVKEPKVLTSMGSAPGTPQRINVNSTPKTIPASSMALPSTTTLKRNSAKAHSVANVPTFNKSDIIPVIVPRTSIRSDLAAESRKEGGLVARTMPLSLQSKATEFRRFPNSREEVDKPTVPVVSEPTPKVAEFSSVADRNFFPAVTSSTHGISTTAKDERCNLSGKQETSSMMEPTANCEPEIYETRGHKVNRDAYPIEAQRGGRTRTIAVNWEKRERYSNFEGPTSSVSDATVSATNVLPPNAKYKQRGYPLSTEKETVSASDEDAMADVMEQHNQFISSLQSRSAKLQIIYRYWERNDVKGVIVAMEKMGDHAVVADVVSIMTEKIDIVTLDICTSLLPVLTGLLESNMDRLVGMSHCQLFTIR
- the LOC107421987 gene encoding katanin p80 WD40 repeat-containing subunit B1 homolog KTN80.4 isoform X3, whose protein sequence is MTTKRAYKLQEFVAHSAAVNCLKIGRKSSRVLVTGGEDHKVNLWAIGKPNSILSLSGHTSGIDSVSFDSSEVLVAAGAASGTIKLWDLEEAKIVRTLTGHRSNCISVDFHPFGEFFASGSLDTNLKIWDIRKKGCIHTYKGHTRGVNAIRFTPDGRWVVSGGEDNTVKLWDLTAGKLLHDFKCHEGQIQCIDFHPHEFLLATGSADRTVKFWDLETFELIGSAGPETTGVRCLTFNPDGRTLLCGLHESLKVFSWEPIRCHDAVDVGWSRLSDLNVHEGKLLGCSFNQSCVGVWVVDITRTEPSTISNTSRLNGRSESKSSPSGNLSLVNENNAKSNLGRFSVSQSTDPLAKETKSLGRLSVSQNSDAVKEPKVLTSMGSAPGTPQRINVNSTPKTIPASSMALPSTTTLKRNSAKAHSVANVPTFNKSDIIPVIVPRTSIRSDLAAESRKEGGLVARTMPLSLQSKATEFRRFPNSREEVDKPTVPVVSEPTPKVAEFSSVADRNFFPAVTSSTHGISTTAKDERCNLSGKQETSSMMEPTANCEPEIYETRGHKVNRDAYPIEAQRGGRTRTIAVNWEKRERYSNFEGPTSSVSDATVSATNVLPPNAKYKQRGYPLSTEKETVSASDEDAMADVMEQHNQFISSLQSRSAKLQIIYRYWERNDVKGVIVAMEKMGDHAVVADVVSIMTEKIDIVTLDICTSLLPVLTGLLESNMDRHLDIALEILLKLVRIFGSMIYSTISASSSVGVDIEAEQRLERCNVCFMELEKVKRCLPNLTRGGSIAKSAQELNLALQEVS
- the LOC107421987 gene encoding katanin p80 WD40 repeat-containing subunit B1 homolog KTN80.4 isoform X1 encodes the protein MTTKRAYKLQEFVAHSAAVNCLKIGRKSSRVLVTGGEDHKVNLWAIGKPNSILSLSGHTSGIDSVSFDSSEVLVAAGAASGTIKLWDLEEAKIVRTLTGHRSNCISVDFHPFGEFFASGSLDTNLKIWDIRKKGCIHTYKGHTRGVNAIRFTPDGRWVVSGGEDNTVKLWDLTAGKLLHDFKCHEGQIQCIDFHPHEFLLATGSADRTVKFWDLETFELIGSAGPETTGVRCLTFNPDGRTLLCGLHESLKVFSWEPIRCHDAVDVGWSRLSDLNVHEGKLLGCSFNQSCVGVWVVDITRTEPSTISNTSRLNGRSESKSSPSGNLSLVNENNAKSNLGRFSVSQSTDPLAKETKSLGRLSVSQNSDAVKEPKVLTSMGSAPGTPQRINVNSTPKTIPASSMALPSTTTLKRNSAKAHSVANVPTFNKSDIIPVIVPRTSIRSDLAAESRKEGGLVARTMPLSLQSKATEFRRFPNSREEVDKPTVPVVSEPTPKVAEFSSVADRNFFPAVTSSTHGISTTAKDERCNLSGKQETSSMMEPTANCEPEIYETRGHKVNRDAYPIEAQRGGRTRTIAVNWEKRERYSNFEGPTSSVSDATVSATNVLPPNAKYKQRGYPLSTEKETVSASDEDAMADVMEQHNQFISSLQSRSAKLQIIYRYWERNDVKGVIVAMEKMGDHAVVADVVSIMTEKIDIVTLDICTSLLPVLTGLLESNMDRHLDIALEILLKLVRIFGSMIYSTISASSSVGVDIEAEQRLERCNVCFMELEKVKRCLPNLTRRGGSIAKSAQELNLALQEVS
- the LOC107421987 gene encoding katanin p80 WD40 repeat-containing subunit B1 homolog KTN80.4 isoform X4 — its product is MTTKRAYKLQEFVAHSAAVNCLKIGRKSSRVLVTGGEDHKVNLWAIGKPNSILSLSGHTSGIDSVSFDSSEVLVAAGAASGTIKLWDLEEAKIVRTLTGHRSNCISVDFHPFGEFFASGSLDTNLKIWDIRKKGCIHTYKGHTRGVNAIRFTPDGRWVVSGGEDNTVKLWDLTAGKLLHDFKCHEGQIQCIDFHPHEFLLATGSADRTVKFWDLETFELIGSAGPETTGVRCLTFNPDGRTLLCGLHESLKVFSWEPIRCHDAVDVGWSRLSDLNVHEGKLLGCSFNQSCVGVWVVDITRTEPSTISNTSRLNGRSESKSSPSGNLSLVNENNAKSNLGRFSVSQSTDPLAKETKSLGRLSVSQNSDAVKEPKVLTSMGSAPGTPQRINVNSTPKTIPASSMALPSTTTLKRNSAKAHSVANVPTFNKSDIIPVIVPRTSIRSDLAAESRKEGGLVARTMPLSLQSKATEFRRFPNSREEVDKPTVPVVSEPTPKVAEFSSVADRNFFPAVTSSTHGISTTAKDERCNLSGKQETSSMMEPTANCEPEIYETRGHKVNRDAYPIEAQRGGRTRTIAVNWEKRERYSNFEGPTSSVSDATVSATNVLPPNAYKQRGYPLSTEKETVSASDEDAMADVMEQHNQFISSLQSRSAKLQIIYRYWERNDVKGVIVAMEKMGDHAVVADVVSIMTEKIDIVTLDICTSLLPVLTGLLESNMDRHLDIALEILLKLVRIFGSMIYSTISASSSVGVDIEAEQRLERCNVCFMELEKVKRCLPNLTRGGSIAKSAQELNLALQEVS
- the LOC107421987 gene encoding katanin p80 WD40 repeat-containing subunit B1 homolog KTN80.4 isoform X2 produces the protein MTTKRAYKLQEFVAHSAAVNCLKIGRKSSRVLVTGGEDHKVNLWAIGKPNSILSLSGHTSGIDSVSFDSSEVLVAAGAASGTIKLWDLEEAKIVRTLTGHRSNCISVDFHPFGEFFASGSLDTNLKIWDIRKKGCIHTYKGHTRGVNAIRFTPDGRWVVSGGEDNTVKLWDLTAGKLLHDFKCHEGQIQCIDFHPHEFLLATGSADRTVKFWDLETFELIGSAGPETTGVRCLTFNPDGRTLLCGLHESLKVFSWEPIRCHDAVDVGWSRLSDLNVHEGKLLGCSFNQSCVGVWVVDITRTEPSTISNTSRLNGRSESKSSPSGNLSLVNENNAKSNLGRFSVSQSTDPLAKETKSLGRLSVSQNSDAVKEPKVLTSMGSAPGTPQRINVNSTPKTIPASSMALPSTTTLKRNSAKAHSVANVPTFNKSDIIPVIVPRTSIRSDLAAESRKEGGLVARTMPLSLQSKATEFRRFPNSREEVDKPTVPVVSEPTPKVAEFSSVADRNFFPAVTSSTHGISTTAKDERCNLSGKQETSSMMEPTANCEPEIYETRGHKVNRDAYPIEAQRGGRTRTIAVNWEKRERYSNFEGPTSSVSDATVSATNVLPPNAYKQRGYPLSTEKETVSASDEDAMADVMEQHNQFISSLQSRSAKLQIIYRYWERNDVKGVIVAMEKMGDHAVVADVVSIMTEKIDIVTLDICTSLLPVLTGLLESNMDRHLDIALEILLKLVRIFGSMIYSTISASSSVGVDIEAEQRLERCNVCFMELEKVKRCLPNLTRRGGSIAKSAQELNLALQEVS